The following proteins are encoded in a genomic region of Oncorhynchus masou masou isolate Uvic2021 chromosome 19, UVic_Omas_1.1, whole genome shotgun sequence:
- the btbd6b gene encoding BTB/POZ domain-containing protein 6-B isoform X2 produces the protein MAAELYPASLNTNLPNSNGAVVTAASKKNIVQVTQAVTVPTTTATQQNINNNNVETTSWQSTHPTLRERNALMFNKEHMADVHFIVGPPGESQKVPAHKYVLAVGSSVFGAMFYGDLAEGESEIHIPDVEPAAFLILLKYMYSDEIELEADTVLATLYAAKKYIVPALAKACVTFLETSLEAKNACVLLSQSRLFEEPELTQRCWEVIDAQAELALRSEGFCEIDLQTLEIILRRETLNTREAVVFQAVLEWAVAECRRQGLGATARNKRAVLGKVLYLVRLPTMTLEEFADGAAQSDVLTLEETHDIFLWYTAANKPKLEFPLAQRTGLTPQRCHRFQSSAYRSNQWRYRGRCDSIQFAVDKRIFIAGLGLYGSSGGKAEYSVKIELKRQGATLAQNLTMFVSDGSSSTFSVWFEHPVQVEQDTFYTVSVVLDGNELSYFGQEGMTEVQCGKVTFQYQCSSDSTNGTGVQGGQIPELVFYA, from the exons ATGGCTGCAGAACTGTACCCTGCCAGTTTAAACACCAACCTCCCTAACAGCAACGGCGCGGTAGTGACTGCAGCCAGCAAGAAAAACATCGTTCAGGTCACCCAAGCTGTGACTGTGCCGACTACGACTGCCACTCAGCaaaatatcaacaacaacaacgtcGAGACTACCAGTTGGCAGTCCACTCACCCGACCTTGCGAGAAAG GAATGCCTTGATGTTCAATAAAGAACATATGGCCGATGTTCATTTCATTGTGGGTCCCCCTGGTGAATCACAGAAAGTTCCAGCGCATAAA TATGTTTTGGCTGTGGGCAGCTCTGTTTTTGGTGCCATGTTTTATGGAGACCTGGCAGAAGGGGAGTCTGAGATTCACATCCCAGACGTGGAGCCTGCTGCTTTTTTAATTCTGTTAAA GTATATGTACAGCGATGAGATTGAACTGGAGGCGGACACGGTGCTGGCCACTCTGTACGCCGCCAAGAAGTACATTGTGCCTGCCTTGGCCAAGGCTTGCGTCACTTTCCTGGAGACCAGCCTGGAGGCCAAGAACGCCTGTGTGCTGCTCTCTCAGAGCCGCCTCTTCGAGGAGCCAGAGCTGACACAGCGCTGCTGGGAGGTGATCGACGCCCAGGCTGAGCTAGCCCTCCGCTCCGAGGGCTTCTGTGAGATCGACCTGCAAACCCTGGAGATCATCCTGCGCCGTGAGACGCTGAACACGCGCGAGGCAGTGGTCTTCCAGGCAGTGCTGGAGTGGGCGGTGGCTGAGTGCCGGCGCCAGGGCCTGGGCGCCACGGCACGGAACAAGCGGGCTGTGCTGGGCAAGGTGCTGTACCTAGTGCGCCTCCCCACCATGACTCTGGAGGAGTTTGCTGACGGCGCGGCACAGTCGGACGTGCTCACCCTGGAGGAGACGCACGACATCTTCCTGTGGTACACAGCGGCCAACAAGCCCAAGCTGGAGTTCCCGCTGGCTCAGCGGACAGGCCTGACACCGCAGCGGTGCCATCGCTTCCAGTCATCGGCATACCGAAGCAACCAGTGGCGATACCGGGGCCGCTGCGACAGCATCCAGTTTGCCGTAGACAAGCGTATCTTCATTGCCGGCCTGGGCCTGTATGGCTCGAGCGGCGGCAAGGCTGAGTACAGTGTCAAGATTGAACTGAAGCGGCAGGGTGCCACACTGGCGCAGAACCTCACCATGTTCGTGTCGGACGGCTCCAGCAGCACATTCTCAGTGTGGTTCGAGCACCCGGTCCAAGTGGAACAGGACACCTTCTACACGGTCAGCGTCGTGCTGGACGGCAACGAGCTGAGCTACTTTGGGCAGGAGGGCATGACTGAGGTGCAGTGTGGAAAAGTGACATTCCAGTACCAGTGCTCCTCGGACAGTACCAATGGGACGGGCGTGCAGGGGGGGCAGATCCCCGAACTGGTCTTCTATGCATGA
- the btbd6b gene encoding BTB/POZ domain-containing protein 6-B isoform X1 has protein sequence MPEPPDCLYGRIMKFFTFLLLLPETLKRTKKSGKQSGKLPVCYEIVTLSVKKKMAAELYPASLNTNLPNSNGAVVTAASKKNIVQVTQAVTVPTTTATQQNINNNNVETTSWQSTHPTLRERNALMFNKEHMADVHFIVGPPGESQKVPAHKYVLAVGSSVFGAMFYGDLAEGESEIHIPDVEPAAFLILLKYMYSDEIELEADTVLATLYAAKKYIVPALAKACVTFLETSLEAKNACVLLSQSRLFEEPELTQRCWEVIDAQAELALRSEGFCEIDLQTLEIILRRETLNTREAVVFQAVLEWAVAECRRQGLGATARNKRAVLGKVLYLVRLPTMTLEEFADGAAQSDVLTLEETHDIFLWYTAANKPKLEFPLAQRTGLTPQRCHRFQSSAYRSNQWRYRGRCDSIQFAVDKRIFIAGLGLYGSSGGKAEYSVKIELKRQGATLAQNLTMFVSDGSSSTFSVWFEHPVQVEQDTFYTVSVVLDGNELSYFGQEGMTEVQCGKVTFQYQCSSDSTNGTGVQGGQIPELVFYA, from the exons ATGCCAGAACCTCCAGATTGCCTGTATGGCCGAATCATgaagttttttacatttttgctttTGCTTCCAGAAACTTTAAAAAGGACTAAAAAGAGTGGGAAGCAGTCCGGCAAGCTGCCAGTATGCTATGAAATCGTGACTTTGTCCGTGAAGAAGAAGATGGCTGCAGAACTGTACCCTGCCAGTTTAAACACCAACCTCCCTAACAGCAACGGCGCGGTAGTGACTGCAGCCAGCAAGAAAAACATCGTTCAGGTCACCCAAGCTGTGACTGTGCCGACTACGACTGCCACTCAGCaaaatatcaacaacaacaacgtcGAGACTACCAGTTGGCAGTCCACTCACCCGACCTTGCGAGAAAG GAATGCCTTGATGTTCAATAAAGAACATATGGCCGATGTTCATTTCATTGTGGGTCCCCCTGGTGAATCACAGAAAGTTCCAGCGCATAAA TATGTTTTGGCTGTGGGCAGCTCTGTTTTTGGTGCCATGTTTTATGGAGACCTGGCAGAAGGGGAGTCTGAGATTCACATCCCAGACGTGGAGCCTGCTGCTTTTTTAATTCTGTTAAA GTATATGTACAGCGATGAGATTGAACTGGAGGCGGACACGGTGCTGGCCACTCTGTACGCCGCCAAGAAGTACATTGTGCCTGCCTTGGCCAAGGCTTGCGTCACTTTCCTGGAGACCAGCCTGGAGGCCAAGAACGCCTGTGTGCTGCTCTCTCAGAGCCGCCTCTTCGAGGAGCCAGAGCTGACACAGCGCTGCTGGGAGGTGATCGACGCCCAGGCTGAGCTAGCCCTCCGCTCCGAGGGCTTCTGTGAGATCGACCTGCAAACCCTGGAGATCATCCTGCGCCGTGAGACGCTGAACACGCGCGAGGCAGTGGTCTTCCAGGCAGTGCTGGAGTGGGCGGTGGCTGAGTGCCGGCGCCAGGGCCTGGGCGCCACGGCACGGAACAAGCGGGCTGTGCTGGGCAAGGTGCTGTACCTAGTGCGCCTCCCCACCATGACTCTGGAGGAGTTTGCTGACGGCGCGGCACAGTCGGACGTGCTCACCCTGGAGGAGACGCACGACATCTTCCTGTGGTACACAGCGGCCAACAAGCCCAAGCTGGAGTTCCCGCTGGCTCAGCGGACAGGCCTGACACCGCAGCGGTGCCATCGCTTCCAGTCATCGGCATACCGAAGCAACCAGTGGCGATACCGGGGCCGCTGCGACAGCATCCAGTTTGCCGTAGACAAGCGTATCTTCATTGCCGGCCTGGGCCTGTATGGCTCGAGCGGCGGCAAGGCTGAGTACAGTGTCAAGATTGAACTGAAGCGGCAGGGTGCCACACTGGCGCAGAACCTCACCATGTTCGTGTCGGACGGCTCCAGCAGCACATTCTCAGTGTGGTTCGAGCACCCGGTCCAAGTGGAACAGGACACCTTCTACACGGTCAGCGTCGTGCTGGACGGCAACGAGCTGAGCTACTTTGGGCAGGAGGGCATGACTGAGGTGCAGTGTGGAAAAGTGACATTCCAGTACCAGTGCTCCTCGGACAGTACCAATGGGACGGGCGTGCAGGGGGGGCAGATCCCCGAACTGGTCTTCTATGCATGA